A genomic window from Deinococcus detaillensis includes:
- a CDS encoding DoxX family protein: MSILNFVGRAALASIFVQGGLSALQHPQQRAKLVERAGLPQPELLTQINGGIMAASGVLMALGIMPRTSALALLSSMVPTTVVGHPFWQLEGAERQGQMLHFAKNVAMMGGLLLVVADRGK, translated from the coding sequence ATGAGTATCCTCAACTTCGTGGGCCGCGCCGCGCTGGCTTCTATTTTCGTTCAGGGCGGCCTCTCGGCGCTGCAACACCCCCAGCAACGCGCCAAACTGGTCGAGCGGGCCGGACTCCCGCAGCCGGAGCTGCTGACCCAAATCAACGGCGGCATCATGGCCGCGTCGGGCGTGCTGATGGCGCTGGGCATCATGCCGCGTACCTCGGCGCTGGCGCTGCTCTCCAGTATGGTGCCCACTACTGTTGTCGGCCACCCGTTTTGGCAACTGGAGGGAGCCGAGCGCCAGGGTCAGATGCTGCATTTTGCCAAAAACGTGGCCATGATGGGCGGTCTGCTGCTGGTGGTGGCTGACCGGGGAAAGTAA
- a CDS encoding YfiT family bacillithiol transferase: MTTPPDTALSFAAASARVDAYVSQFKEGYFPPLLLLARLSEEVGEVARVLSHENGKTPKAGEDVGDLELELADALFVMLCMTNSRGLSLERGFERMMQKVETRDAQRWTKKEAASPRTFLTDPRYPVGPMPVPGEVSLQARAEAVEAIRALPAELRSAAANLSDAQLDTPYREGGWTLRQVVHHVADSHLNAYARLKWALTEERPTIKPYQESQWAGFADSALPVEVSLVLLDSLHQRWVAVLESLDEAQWAREFVHPVSGEVLSVAQAALRYQWHGQHHTAHLLRLRQAQGWPLR; the protein is encoded by the coding sequence ATGACCACGCCCCCAGACACCGCGCTCAGCTTCGCCGCCGCCAGTGCGCGGGTAGACGCTTACGTTTCGCAGTTTAAGGAAGGCTACTTTCCGCCGCTGCTGCTGCTGGCCCGTCTCAGCGAGGAAGTGGGCGAGGTGGCCCGCGTCCTCTCGCACGAAAATGGAAAAACACCCAAAGCCGGTGAAGACGTGGGCGATTTGGAGTTGGAATTGGCCGACGCCCTGTTCGTGATGCTGTGTATGACCAACTCGCGCGGCCTGAGCTTGGAGCGCGGCTTTGAGCGGATGATGCAGAAAGTCGAAACGCGCGACGCTCAGCGCTGGACGAAGAAAGAAGCGGCATCGCCCCGCACCTTCTTGACCGATCCGCGTTACCCGGTTGGCCCGATGCCGGTGCCGGGTGAGGTGTCTTTGCAAGCACGCGCCGAGGCGGTGGAAGCCATCCGCGCTTTGCCTGCCGAGTTGCGCTCAGCGGCGGCCAACCTGAGTGACGCCCAACTGGACACCCCCTACCGTGAAGGCGGCTGGACACTGCGCCAGGTCGTTCACCACGTTGCCGACAGCCACCTGAACGCCTACGCCCGCCTCAAATGGGCGCTGACCGAGGAGCGGCCCACCATCAAGCCCTATCAGGAAAGCCAGTGGGCGGGCTTTGCGGATTCGGCCCTGCCTGTAGAAGTCAGTTTGGTGCTGCTCGACAGCCTGCATCAGCGCTGGGTGGCCGTGCTGGAGAGTTTAGACGAAGCGCAGTGGGCGCGTGAGTTCGTGCATCCGGTGAGTGGAGAGGTGCTGAGCGTGGCCCAAGCGGCGCTGCGCTACCAATGGCACGGCCAGCACCACACCGCCCACCTCTTGCGGCTGCGGCAAGCGCAGGGCTGGCCGTTGCGCTAA
- a CDS encoding ABC transporter ATP-binding protein, with the protein MSVPVSDLPVLDLSAVRKTYQTGEVVFEALRGVDLVVNVGEMVALMGPSGSGKTTLMQIIGLLDRASEGRYLLGGRDVTALSENERAEARNEEIGFVFQAFHLLPRLNLLENVEVPLTYAGYPAAERREIAMNVLRRVGLESKAKNLPSQISGGQKQRVAVARALSLSPRLLLADEPTGNLDSHTSEEVMNLFGELHAEGKTVVIVTHENDIAEYTERVVRLRDGVIERDERQTPTRGQRAAPLTVQAAML; encoded by the coding sequence GTGAGCGTTCCCGTTTCAGACCTCCCCGTTTTGGATCTCAGCGCCGTTCGCAAAACCTACCAGACCGGCGAAGTGGTGTTCGAGGCGCTCCGGGGCGTGGACTTGGTGGTCAACGTGGGCGAAATGGTGGCGCTGATGGGGCCGTCGGGCAGCGGCAAGACCACCTTGATGCAGATTATCGGCCTCCTCGACCGCGCTTCCGAGGGCCGCTACTTGCTGGGCGGACGCGACGTGACGGCGCTGAGTGAAAATGAGCGGGCCGAGGCCAGAAACGAAGAGATCGGCTTCGTGTTTCAGGCGTTTCACCTGCTGCCGCGCCTGAACCTCCTCGAAAATGTCGAAGTCCCGCTGACCTACGCCGGATACCCCGCCGCCGAGCGCCGCGAAATCGCCATGAACGTGCTGCGGCGGGTCGGGCTGGAGAGCAAAGCCAAGAACTTGCCCTCGCAGATCAGCGGCGGGCAAAAGCAGCGGGTGGCGGTGGCGCGGGCGCTGAGCCTCTCACCCCGCTTGCTGCTGGCCGACGAGCCGACCGGCAACTTGGATTCGCACACCTCCGAGGAAGTCATGAACCTGTTCGGCGAACTGCACGCCGAGGGCAAGACGGTGGTGATCGTGACCCACGAAAATGACATCGCGGAGTACACCGAGCGGGTGGTGCGGCTGCGCGACGGAGTGATCGAGCGAGACGAGCGCCAGACCCCCACGCGCGGCCAACGGGCGGCCCCGCTTACCGTCCAAGCGGCAATGCTATGA
- a CDS encoding class I SAM-dependent methyltransferase, with the protein MNYDDFADLYDHQYDLYRDDLHFYGALAERVGGKLLEVGAGTGRVTTYLARRGADVTGLEPSARMLERARARAERENLVLHLVQGDAKTFQLETRFDLIIAPFNALMHLYTPNEQLQALENLRAHLIPGGQLVFDLSVPRYGQPATMRHEGETFYVGKERTDVFLVQRLDEVKQRVTTDYYVDTVSENGALRRRFFSLEQRYYTRYEVEWLLRCAGFESPRVQGGFQGGPLELGSETMVFLTRRKG; encoded by the coding sequence GTGAACTACGACGACTTCGCCGATCTCTACGACCACCAGTACGACCTTTACCGCGACGATCTGCATTTTTACGGTGCGCTGGCCGAACGCGTCGGCGGCAAACTGCTGGAAGTTGGAGCGGGCACCGGGCGCGTGACCACCTACTTGGCGCGGCGCGGCGCAGACGTGACCGGCTTGGAGCCGAGCGCCCGCATGTTGGAGCGGGCCAGAGCGCGGGCGGAGCGCGAAAACCTGGTGCTGCATCTGGTGCAAGGTGACGCCAAAACCTTCCAATTAGAAACCCGCTTCGACCTGATCATCGCCCCCTTCAACGCCCTGATGCATCTCTACACCCCCAACGAGCAGTTGCAGGCGCTGGAAAACCTGCGTGCCCACCTGATCCCCGGCGGCCAACTGGTGTTTGATTTGAGCGTGCCGCGCTACGGCCAGCCCGCCACTATGCGGCATGAGGGCGAGACGTTTTATGTCGGCAAGGAGCGCACCGACGTGTTTTTGGTGCAGCGTCTCGACGAAGTCAAGCAGCGCGTGACCACCGATTACTACGTGGATACGGTGAGCGAGAACGGAGCGCTGCGCCGCCGGTTCTTCAGTTTGGAGCAGCGCTACTACACCCGCTACGAAGTGGAATGGCTGCTGCGCTGCGCGGGCTTCGAGTCGCCCCGCGTACAAGGCGGTTTTCAAGGTGGGCCGCTGGAACTGGGCAGCGAAACGATGGTGTTTTTGACGCGGCGTAAGGGGTAA
- a CDS encoding DUF4384 domain-containing protein, producing the protein MRNAFLLGSLALGLSACSVTVQSNAGLSGSRSNLISSFTPARGEGSTYPIGSQVSFNFTTRTAGYVTLISLDPNGRGNVLVRGAAVGAGTTTFPRAEDRVTYDVREPYGLQRVRAIFTRVLPTVDVVLQGQYSGDTWNTVTSSYLRPYALNDRDVQETFFYIR; encoded by the coding sequence ATGCGAAATGCCTTTTTGCTCGGCTCTTTGGCGCTTGGCCTGAGCGCCTGTTCAGTGACGGTTCAGTCCAACGCGGGCCTCAGCGGCTCGCGCAGCAATCTCATCTCCAGTTTTACGCCCGCACGCGGCGAGGGCAGCACCTACCCGATCGGCAGTCAAGTCAGCTTTAACTTCACCACCCGCACGGCCGGCTACGTCACCCTGATTTCGCTCGATCCCAACGGGCGCGGCAATGTCTTGGTGCGCGGCGCGGCAGTGGGCGCGGGCACGACCACCTTCCCCCGTGCCGAAGACCGCGTGACCTACGACGTGCGCGAGCCTTACGGCCTCCAGCGGGTGCGGGCCATCTTTACCCGCGTGTTACCCACCGTGGACGTGGTGCTGCAAGGCCAGTACAGCGGCGACACTTGGAACACCGTGACCAGCTCTTACCTGCGGCCCTACGCCCTGAATGACCGCGACGTGCAGGAAACTTTTTTCTACATTCGCTGA
- a CDS encoding aldo/keto reductase: protein MTQTHSLSAQASGQFKIGGDLSVNRLGYGAMRITGKGIWGEPDDREEALKVLKRLPELGIDFIDTADSYGPYISEDLIAEALFPYGDTVIATKGGLTRHGPDVWPPLGRPEYLRQCVLMSLRRLKIEQIPLWQLHRIDKKVPRDEQFGVMKQMQDEGLIRHLGLSEVSVEEIKAAQQVFEVTTVQNLYNLVTRQSEEVLDYCEAQNIGFIPWFPLASGSLAKEGSLLSSVAEKHQVSASGIALAWILQRSPVMLPIPGTSKVKHLEENVAAAGLILSDEDFKALDQQGKAEASKQK, encoded by the coding sequence ATGACTCAAACCCATTCACTCAGCGCACAGGCCAGCGGCCAGTTCAAGATCGGCGGCGACCTCAGCGTCAACCGCCTCGGCTACGGAGCCATGCGGATTACCGGCAAAGGCATTTGGGGCGAGCCGGATGACCGTGAGGAAGCCCTCAAGGTTCTCAAACGCCTTCCCGAACTCGGCATTGACTTTATTGACACCGCCGACAGCTACGGCCCTTATATTTCCGAAGATTTGATCGCCGAAGCGCTTTTCCCTTACGGCGACACGGTGATCGCCACCAAAGGCGGCCTGACCCGTCACGGCCCCGATGTCTGGCCGCCGCTGGGCCGCCCCGAGTACCTGCGTCAGTGCGTGCTGATGAGCCTGCGCCGCCTCAAAATCGAGCAGATTCCGCTGTGGCAACTCCACCGCATCGACAAAAAAGTGCCGCGTGACGAGCAGTTCGGCGTGATGAAGCAGATGCAAGACGAAGGCCTGATTCGCCACCTGGGCTTGTCGGAAGTCAGCGTGGAAGAGATCAAAGCCGCCCAGCAGGTCTTTGAAGTGACCACCGTTCAAAACCTCTACAACCTGGTGACCCGCCAAAGCGAAGAAGTGCTGGACTACTGCGAGGCGCAGAACATCGGCTTTATTCCCTGGTTCCCGCTGGCGTCGGGCAGCCTTGCCAAAGAAGGCAGCTTGCTCAGCAGCGTGGCCGAGAAGCACCAGGTCAGCGCCAGCGGGATCGCTCTGGCATGGATTTTGCAGCGCAGCCCGGTGATGTTGCCGATTCCCGGCACCAGCAAAGTCAAGCACCTCGAAGAAAATGTGGCGGCGGCAGGCCTGATCCTCAGCGACGAGGACTTTAAGGCGCTCGATCAGCAGGGCAAGGCAGAAGCCAGCAAGCAGAAGTAA
- a CDS encoding ABC transporter substrate-binding protein translates to MSRFLFTAVLSLGLLGATQAQTPPLPTIHIGLGYIPNVQFTPFYVAKRLDYFKAEGLNVEYQHGYVSELIPLLLQGKLDFVVGDPEDAILARSAGQPVKYIMAMYQKVPATVFSLASKNIRTPADLKGKVIGIPGTFGSTYFALGALLDSAGLKESDVKLASIGFTQLEAVRGGKVDAAVGFVNNEVVNLKAAGVPVNTLDVTAAYPMVGVGIITTDKNAQTALAKKVVRASQRAMRLTINDPAQAFKIGLKDFGSGGGTLSVLQASLPLMQSSATKVSGLGYSDPAAWTKAVAYLQKQGKVPSSAKASDFFSNAAISKTLK, encoded by the coding sequence ATGTCACGCTTTCTTTTCACCGCTGTTCTCAGTTTGGGCCTGCTCGGTGCGACCCAGGCCCAAACGCCACCACTGCCCACCATTCATATCGGGCTGGGGTATATCCCCAATGTGCAGTTCACGCCGTTTTACGTCGCCAAGCGGCTGGACTACTTCAAGGCCGAGGGGCTGAACGTGGAGTATCAGCACGGTTACGTTTCCGAACTTATTCCGCTGCTGCTGCAAGGCAAACTCGACTTCGTGGTGGGCGATCCTGAAGACGCGATTTTGGCGCGTTCGGCGGGACAGCCGGTCAAATACATCATGGCGATGTACCAAAAAGTTCCGGCGACGGTGTTCAGTTTGGCCAGCAAAAATATCCGCACGCCCGCCGACTTGAAGGGTAAAGTCATCGGCATTCCCGGCACCTTCGGCAGCACTTACTTTGCTCTGGGCGCACTGCTCGACTCGGCGGGCCTCAAAGAAAGCGACGTGAAACTGGCTTCCATCGGCTTTACCCAGCTTGAAGCGGTGCGCGGCGGCAAGGTAGACGCGGCGGTGGGCTTTGTCAACAACGAAGTCGTGAACCTGAAAGCGGCGGGCGTGCCAGTCAACACCCTCGACGTGACGGCGGCTTACCCGATGGTGGGCGTAGGCATCATCACCACCGACAAAAACGCCCAGACGGCGCTGGCCAAAAAAGTGGTGCGGGCCTCGCAGCGGGCCATGCGCCTGACCATCAACGATCCGGCCCAAGCCTTCAAGATTGGGCTCAAGGACTTCGGCAGCGGCGGCGGCACGCTCAGCGTCTTGCAGGCCAGTTTGCCGCTGATGCAGAGCAGCGCCACCAAAGTCAGCGGTCTGGGCTACAGCGACCCCGCCGCGTGGACAAAGGCGGTGGCGTACTTGCAAAAGCAGGGCAAAGTGCCGAGCAGCGCAAAAGCCAGCGACTTTTTCAGCAACGCGGCGATTAGCAAAACGCTGAAGTAG
- a CDS encoding GGDEF domain-containing protein: MKQPVLNNLEPSVLQEHQDKHLKIFEATLFFSIPLGFFILWGSLTGVLPVWWPLYVPLLLVLIGGAIFGRSRTLSTRYEFLMLTLLCANGIALNVLRLFGTDGLGAFSENSLYIVAAGIFLFQRTRWVVLTTVLYSGLHLSISASLIGRDPSPERWISLALMTATVGVFFLLYLYRKWWEEAHESRRVYQRLAYTDDLTTLPNRRALINLWQTYKPLESAAVMMVDIDHFKQVNDRFGHAEGDRLLWSVGQLIYRQLGISPRSSAPQPAVGRWGGEEFLVLLPASTPTLAYLFAESIRESVQYTDDATPLTVSLGVALREQGESLAQTAARADTALYQAKQTGRNRVVLYDELDTPLSPVLQLHGSFLPDSEASDQAARILEECPPR; this comes from the coding sequence TTGAAGCAGCCTGTCCTCAACAATCTAGAACCCTCTGTTCTTCAAGAACACCAAGACAAGCATCTCAAGATTTTTGAGGCGACGCTGTTTTTTTCTATTCCTTTGGGGTTCTTTATTTTATGGGGGTCGCTGACAGGGGTCTTGCCGGTTTGGTGGCCGCTTTATGTGCCGCTGCTGCTGGTCTTAATCGGCGGAGCCATTTTTGGGCGTTCGCGCACGCTTTCGACACGCTACGAGTTTTTAATGCTCACGCTCCTGTGCGCCAACGGCATCGCACTCAATGTGCTGCGTCTGTTTGGTACTGACGGTCTAGGCGCGTTTTCAGAAAACAGCTTGTATATTGTTGCTGCTGGCATTTTTTTGTTTCAACGTACCCGTTGGGTCGTTCTCACCACCGTGCTCTACTCAGGCCTTCACCTCTCCATCAGCGCTTCACTGATAGGCCGCGATCCTTCGCCGGAACGCTGGATTTCCTTGGCGCTGATGACCGCGACAGTGGGCGTCTTTTTCCTGCTGTACTTGTACCGGAAGTGGTGGGAAGAAGCCCACGAATCGCGCCGCGTGTACCAGCGCCTTGCCTACACCGACGACCTGACCACTTTGCCCAACCGCCGGGCGCTGATCAACTTGTGGCAGACCTATAAGCCGCTTGAGAGCGCCGCCGTGATGATGGTGGATATTGACCACTTCAAGCAGGTCAACGACCGTTTTGGACACGCCGAGGGCGACCGCTTGCTTTGGTCGGTGGGCCAACTGATTTACCGCCAGCTCGGCATTTCCCCGCGCTCGTCCGCGCCGCAACCTGCGGTGGGGCGCTGGGGCGGCGAGGAATTTTTGGTGCTGCTGCCTGCCAGTACCCCGACGCTGGCTTATCTGTTCGCCGAATCTATTCGCGAAAGTGTGCAGTACACCGACGACGCCACGCCGCTGACCGTCAGCTTGGGGGTGGCGCTGCGCGAACAAGGCGAGTCGCTGGCGCAAACGGCGGCCCGCGCCGACACTGCGCTGTATCAGGCCAAACAGACGGGCCGCAACCGCGTGGTGCTGTACGACGAGCTGGATACTCCCCTTTCGCCCGTACTTCAACTTCACGGCAGCTTTTTACCCGACTCCGAAGCCTCAGACCAAGCGGCGCGGATTCTCGAAGAGTGTCCCCCGCGCTAA
- a CDS encoding ABC transporter permease: MTTQPLKDTAPQPPSQTPISQTPAGQHRPRTGGGMGLGGAVTVAWRAILGSPLRSMLTALGVIIGVAAVIALTAIGSGSTAGVTKNLEALGTNLLTVGSARGNFGGGSLVRGGPRQTITLKDAEAIAALDSAKIAGVAPSTQSSVQAKAGSLNTQATVIGTWPAYETVRNSPLATGSYFTDEDVKGRKRVAVIGYQLVQDLFSGADPLNQKVRLGNVTFTVIGTLPDKGASGFGNPNGQVIVPLSTFQQRFSTTRSGGQPTVSNVYVQATTAADLTPLQSEITTLLETRHKITDSANDDFQIQNQADSLASLNSITTTLTLLVGAIAGISLLVGGIGIMNIMLVSVTERTREIGVRKALGAKPRDILTQFLVEAFVLSVGGGVIGLVLGVGAAYLGTLAGITPVFSPVTIGIAFLFSALVGIFFGYYPAAQAAKLDPVDSLRYE, translated from the coding sequence ATGACCACCCAACCCCTCAAGGACACTGCGCCGCAACCGCCCAGCCAGACCCCAATCAGCCAAACCCCAGCTGGCCAGCACCGCCCCCGCACAGGCGGCGGCATGGGCCTGGGCGGCGCAGTGACAGTGGCTTGGCGGGCGATTTTGGGTTCGCCGCTGCGCAGTATGCTCACGGCGCTGGGCGTCATCATCGGCGTAGCCGCCGTGATCGCGCTGACCGCCATCGGATCGGGCAGCACGGCGGGCGTCACCAAAAACCTAGAAGCGCTGGGCACCAACCTCCTGACGGTGGGCAGCGCACGCGGCAACTTCGGCGGCGGCTCACTGGTGCGCGGCGGCCCGCGCCAGACCATTACCCTCAAAGACGCCGAGGCGATTGCGGCCCTGGACTCGGCCAAGATCGCGGGGGTGGCTCCCAGCACCCAGAGCAGCGTGCAGGCCAAAGCCGGAAGCCTCAATACCCAGGCCACCGTCATCGGCACCTGGCCCGCCTACGAAACGGTCAGAAACAGCCCGCTGGCCACCGGCAGTTACTTCACCGACGAGGACGTGAAAGGCCGCAAACGGGTGGCGGTCATCGGTTATCAGCTGGTGCAGGACTTGTTCAGCGGCGCTGATCCGCTCAATCAAAAAGTTCGGCTGGGCAACGTGACGTTTACGGTCATCGGCACGCTGCCCGACAAGGGAGCCAGCGGCTTCGGCAACCCCAACGGGCAAGTCATCGTGCCGCTGTCCACCTTCCAGCAGCGCTTTAGCACCACCCGCAGTGGCGGCCAGCCCACCGTCAGCAACGTGTATGTGCAGGCCACCACCGCCGCCGATTTGACTCCGCTGCAAAGCGAAATTACCACTCTCTTGGAAACCCGCCACAAAATCACCGACTCGGCCAACGACGACTTTCAGATTCAGAATCAGGCCGACTCGCTGGCGAGCCTGAACAGCATCACCACCACCCTGACGCTGCTGGTGGGCGCAATCGCCGGAATCAGTTTGCTGGTCGGCGGCATCGGCATCATGAACATCATGCTGGTGTCGGTCACCGAGCGCACCCGCGAAATCGGCGTCCGCAAAGCGCTGGGCGCAAAACCCCGCGACATCCTGACTCAGTTTTTGGTCGAAGCCTTCGTGCTCTCGGTGGGCGGCGGCGTGATCGGGCTGGTGCTGGGCGTGGGCGCAGCTTATTTGGGCACACTGGCGGGCATCACTCCGGTGTTCTCGCCCGTCACGATTGGCATTGCCTTTTTGTTCAGCGCTCTGGTGGGCATTTTCTTCGGCTACTACCCAGCGGCGCAGGCGGCCAAACTCGATCCGGTGGACAGTTTGCGTTATGAGTAG
- a CDS encoding cell division protein FtsB — translation MKLRLPRWEEVRRLPLTMMIASLLAALGIVQMTFLLGQSGYRYLTWTQQTALARSQQTQLEQDVTVLQDAKAKASDPDYMDALARCIGYVGKTEQVVVAQSAEESLSGNCDPVRLP, via the coding sequence ATGAAACTCCGTTTGCCGCGCTGGGAGGAAGTGCGCCGCCTGCCCCTGACCATGATGATCGCCAGTTTGCTCGCGGCACTGGGCATCGTCCAAATGACATTTTTGCTGGGCCAGAGTGGCTACCGTTACCTGACCTGGACGCAGCAAACTGCGCTGGCCCGCAGCCAACAAACGCAACTCGAACAAGACGTCACTGTCCTTCAAGACGCCAAAGCCAAAGCCAGTGACCCGGATTATATGGACGCGCTGGCCCGCTGCATCGGTTACGTGGGCAAAACTGAACAGGTGGTGGTGGCGCAAAGCGCCGAGGAGAGCTTGTCGGGCAACTGCGATCCGGTGCGCTTGCCTTAG
- the ftsH gene encoding ATP-dependent zinc metalloprotease FtsH: MTLRRPTDRQTTSYKRSFSAWQRRVTGWLAPLLISSLLLGAAGAQQSPGQPAAVRNDQNYTASNFLADVRAGRVSRVIIDGDGNVRATVQGEGRTLDVVVPPTGQTLSALRAAKVETQVVGGGSPFGWITQLLPLILIGLVLLVIWRGARGNQGGGASQFGKSKANLFQEGQVKVNFGDVAGCDEAKADLTEVVDFLKHPEKYHALGARIPHGVLLVGPPGSGKTLLARAVAGEAKVPYFSISGSDFVEMFVGVGAARVRDLFEQARKASPCIVFIDEIDAVGRKRGSGMQGGNDEREQTLNQLLVEMDGFGTGHDVIILAATNRPDVLDAALLRPGRFDRQVVVDAPDVRGRETILKIHARKKPLDLSVDLAAIAKQTPGMVGADLENLLNEAALGAAREQRSRITNKDIDEARDRVLMGPERRSMVIGEKDRKVTAYHEVGHALAAQLLPHADRVHKLTVVPRGRAAGYMMPLREDRVHYVRAALEDMIAVALAGRAAEEIVFGEVTTGAQNDFQQATNIARRMMTEWGMSDKLGKVALSSEASMYLGGTAMGNYGPRTARLIDEEVSSLIESQYQRVLELMRTHLDRTHSIVTALIEHETLSGEEFASVLAGGTLSSVSLGKA; the protein is encoded by the coding sequence ATGACCCTGCGCCGCCCGACTGACCGGCAAACCACTTCTTACAAACGCTCTTTCTCAGCGTGGCAGCGGCGCGTCACGGGCTGGCTGGCTCCACTCCTGATCAGCTCGCTGCTACTCGGCGCAGCGGGAGCGCAGCAGTCGCCCGGACAGCCAGCCGCCGTTCGCAACGACCAGAACTACACCGCTTCCAATTTCCTCGCCGATGTCCGCGCCGGCAGGGTCAGCAGGGTGATCATTGACGGTGACGGCAACGTCCGGGCCACCGTGCAGGGCGAGGGCCGCACGCTCGACGTGGTGGTGCCGCCCACCGGGCAGACCCTCAGCGCGTTGCGGGCCGCCAAAGTGGAAACCCAAGTCGTCGGCGGCGGCTCACCCTTCGGCTGGATCACTCAACTGCTGCCGCTGATTTTGATCGGCTTGGTGCTGCTGGTGATCTGGCGCGGCGCACGTGGCAATCAGGGCGGCGGCGCGAGTCAGTTCGGCAAATCTAAAGCCAACCTGTTTCAAGAAGGCCAGGTTAAAGTCAACTTCGGTGACGTGGCGGGCTGCGACGAAGCCAAAGCCGACCTCACCGAAGTGGTCGATTTCCTCAAGCACCCCGAGAAGTACCATGCTCTGGGCGCACGCATCCCGCACGGCGTTTTGCTGGTCGGCCCTCCCGGCAGCGGCAAAACGCTTTTGGCAAGGGCAGTGGCCGGAGAAGCCAAAGTCCCTTACTTCTCGATCAGCGGTTCGGACTTCGTGGAGATGTTTGTCGGCGTCGGTGCGGCCCGCGTCCGTGATTTGTTCGAGCAGGCCCGAAAAGCTTCGCCTTGCATCGTCTTCATCGACGAAATCGACGCGGTGGGCCGCAAACGCGGCTCCGGAATGCAGGGCGGCAACGACGAGCGCGAACAGACCCTCAACCAACTGCTGGTCGAGATGGACGGTTTCGGCACCGGCCACGACGTGATCATTCTGGCGGCCACCAACCGCCCCGACGTGCTGGACGCCGCGCTGCTGCGGCCTGGACGCTTTGACCGTCAGGTGGTCGTCGACGCGCCGGATGTCCGGGGCCGCGAAACCATCCTCAAGATTCACGCCCGCAAAAAGCCGCTGGATTTGAGCGTGGATTTGGCTGCCATCGCCAAGCAGACACCCGGTATGGTCGGGGCCGACCTGGAGAACTTGCTCAACGAAGCGGCGCTGGGCGCAGCCAGAGAACAGCGCAGCCGGATTACCAACAAAGACATTGACGAAGCCCGTGACCGGGTACTGATGGGGCCGGAGCGGCGCAGCATGGTCATCGGTGAAAAAGACCGAAAGGTGACGGCTTACCACGAAGTCGGGCACGCGCTGGCCGCGCAACTGCTGCCGCACGCCGACCGCGTTCACAAACTGACCGTCGTGCCGCGTGGACGGGCGGCAGGCTACATGATGCCGCTGCGTGAAGACCGGGTGCATTACGTGCGGGCCGCGCTCGAAGACATGATCGCCGTGGCGCTGGCGGGCCGCGCCGCCGAAGAAATCGTCTTCGGGGAAGTCACCACCGGAGCGCAAAACGACTTCCAGCAGGCCACCAACATCGCCCGCCGGATGATGACCGAGTGGGGCATGAGCGACAAGCTCGGTAAAGTGGCGCTCAGCAGTGAGGCCAGCATGTACCTCGGCGGCACGGCGATGGGCAACTACGGGCCGCGCACCGCCCGCCTGATCGACGAAGAAGTCTCGTCGCTGATCGAGTCTCAGTACCAGCGTGTCCTGGAGCTGATGAGGACCCACCTCGACCGCACCCACAGCATCGTCACCGCCCTGATCGAACACGAAACCCTGTCGGGCGAAGAATTTGCCTCGGTGCTGGCAGGCGGCACGCTGAGCAGCGTGTCATTGGGCAAGGCCTAA